Proteins encoded in a region of the Vibrio ponticus genome:
- a CDS encoding flagellin: protein MAVNVNTNVSAMTAQRYLNQATSAQQTSMERLSSGSKINSAKDDAAGLQISNRLNVQSRGLDVAVRNANDGISIAQTAEGAMNETTNILQRMRDLSLQSANGSNSKSERVAIQEEVTALNDELNRIAETTSFGGNKLLNGTYATKSMQIGADNGEAVMLTLNDMRSDNTRMGGTSYKASAENAKDANWTVDGNANVLEITLTEKGAAAPETISIQAKAGDDIEELATYINGQTDKVTASVDEEGRLQVFAGTNKVDGAVSFAGSLSGELGMDAGKAVTVDTIDVTSVGGAQESVAIIDSALKYVDSHRAELGAIQNRFNHAINNLDNINENVNASKSRIRDTDFAKETTAMTKSQILSQASSSILAQAKQAPNSALSLLG from the coding sequence ATGGCAGTGAATGTAAATACTAACGTTTCAGCAATGACAGCTCAGCGTTACCTAAACCAAGCGACTAGCGCACAGCAAACATCAATGGAGCGTCTATCATCTGGTTCAAAGATCAATAGCGCAAAAGACGATGCAGCAGGTCTACAGATCTCTAACCGTCTAAACGTGCAAAGCCGCGGTCTAGACGTTGCGGTACGAAATGCGAACGATGGTATCTCAATTGCGCAAACCGCTGAAGGTGCAATGAATGAGACAACGAACATTCTGCAACGTATGCGTGACCTTTCGCTACAATCTGCGAACGGTTCAAACTCGAAATCTGAGCGTGTAGCAATCCAAGAAGAAGTAACAGCACTAAACGACGAACTAAACCGTATCGCTGAAACGACTTCATTTGGTGGCAACAAACTACTAAACGGTACTTACGCAACTAAATCTATGCAGATTGGTGCGGACAACGGTGAAGCAGTAATGCTAACGCTAAACGACATGCGTAGTGACAACACTCGCATGGGTGGTACGAGCTACAAAGCTTCTGCTGAAAATGCAAAAGATGCAAACTGGACAGTAGATGGTAATGCCAACGTTCTAGAAATTACTCTAACTGAAAAAGGCGCAGCGGCTCCTGAAACAATCTCTATCCAAGCGAAAGCGGGTGATGATATTGAAGAGCTAGCGACTTACATTAACGGTCAAACTGATAAAGTAACCGCATCTGTTGACGAAGAAGGTCGTCTACAAGTATTCGCTGGTACAAACAAAGTTGACGGTGCGGTAAGTTTTGCAGGTTCACTATCTGGCGAGCTAGGTATGGATGCAGGTAAAGCGGTAACAGTAGATACTATCGACGTAACGTCAGTAGGTGGCGCACAAGAATCTGTTGCAATCATCGACTCAGCGCTTAAGTACGTTGATAGCCACCGTGCAGAGCTAGGTGCGATTCAAAACCGTTTCAACCACGCTATCAACAACCTTGATAACATCAACGAAAACGTGAATGCATCTAAGAGCCGTATCCGTGATACAGACTTCGCGAAAGAGACAACTGCAATGACTAAATCGCAGATCCTTTCTCAAGCTTCAAGCTCGATTCTTGCTCAAGCGAAACAAGCTCCAAACTCAGCACTAAGCCTACTTGGCTAA
- the flaG gene encoding flagellar protein FlaG, which translates to MDIPSYTSNIQSYGSQSGTKIASEYDKPQDASLLSEKVVKSEMDLLTSRGVEQAVEVIQAQQTLSEKEREKAVEHMNDFISSMNTGLSFRTDEQSGRDVVTIYEQSTGDIIRQIPDEELLEVLRRLRDQTARYSSGLLIDKV; encoded by the coding sequence ATGGATATTCCATCCTACACATCAAACATCCAGTCTTATGGCTCACAAAGTGGCACTAAAATTGCTTCGGAATATGATAAGCCGCAGGATGCTTCGCTTCTCTCTGAGAAGGTAGTGAAATCGGAAATGGACCTGTTGACCTCTCGTGGGGTCGAGCAAGCGGTAGAAGTGATTCAGGCTCAACAAACACTCTCTGAAAAGGAGCGTGAAAAAGCAGTTGAGCACATGAATGATTTTATCTCTTCTATGAATACAGGTTTATCATTTCGTACAGATGAGCAATCTGGACGAGATGTCGTCACTATCTATGAACAGAGTACTGGTGACATTATTCGCCAGATTCCAGATGAGGAGTTGCTAGAAGTCTTGCGTCGCCTAAGAGATCAAACAGCTCGCTATTCGTCAGGGTTGTTGATTGACAAGGTGTGA
- a CDS encoding flagellar protein FliT, with protein MQWADDFPAMLAQLSDLDQTIIRELLSTEINSEEIADLVDKREQLLNSLMQLINQSPQLANTEHWQIAVKQTQKVVNLMQDKTKVIGQSLHKYRHGNKSVQQYKKFL; from the coding sequence ATGCAATGGGCGGATGATTTTCCAGCGATGCTGGCTCAACTAAGTGATCTAGATCAAACTATCATCAGGGAACTTTTATCGACAGAGATTAATTCTGAAGAAATAGCGGATTTGGTCGATAAAAGGGAACAATTATTGAATAGCCTAATGCAATTAATTAATCAGTCGCCGCAATTGGCAAACACTGAGCATTGGCAAATTGCAGTTAAGCAGACGCAAAAAGTGGTTAATTTGATGCAAGATAAAACCAAAGTCATTGGTCAATCATTGCACAAATATCGACATGGCAATAAGTCTGTTCAGCAATATAAGAAATTTTTATAA
- the fliS gene encoding flagellar export chaperone FliS, producing MRGSLQAYKKVSVDSQLSAASPHKIVQMLMAGAIERLIQGKAAMQQGNIPVKGERLGKALDIIISLRSCLSMDDGGDIAQNLDQLYEFMITQITAANHKNDPQPIDDVIEIIREIKSAWDQIPTEFHNLTANEVGI from the coding sequence ATGCGTGGTTCATTACAGGCTTACAAGAAGGTATCGGTAGATAGCCAACTGAGTGCGGCCTCCCCGCATAAAATCGTGCAAATGTTGATGGCTGGTGCCATTGAGCGTTTGATTCAAGGTAAGGCTGCGATGCAGCAAGGCAATATTCCGGTAAAAGGTGAGCGTTTAGGTAAAGCCTTGGACATTATTATTAGCTTGAGAAGCTGTCTATCGATGGATGATGGTGGTGATATCGCGCAAAATCTCGATCAATTATACGAATTCATGATTACACAGATAACTGCGGCGAACCACAAAAATGACCCACAACCGATTGACGATGTGATTGAGATTATCCGCGAGATAAAATCAGCTTGGGATCAGATACCAACTGAGTTTCACAACCTAACTGCCAATGAGGTAGGTATCTAA
- a CDS encoding sensor histidine kinase — MENHLGSLEEQVERYKQVLDVMPAGVILLDTQGVVREVNPEAERLLEVPLVGHKWFEVIQWAFAPREDDGHEISLRNGRKVRLAISASNSGQLILITDLTETRLLQSRVSDLQRLSSLGRMVASLAHQVRTPLSSAMLYAANLGAPNLPAATKQRFQTKLLDRLHDLEKQVNDMLLFAKGGDNKVVKPFTIADLVAEFSPMVETAIKNNAIDYCLEVEEQDTCLIGNANAIASALSNLVMNAIQIAGKESQLDVFFRPVNNELKISVQDSGPGVPPELQQKIMEPFFTTRSQGTGLGLAVVQMVCRAHDGRLELISEEGEGACFTVCIPLERTQPLDQSVTTGE; from the coding sequence ATGGAAAACCATTTAGGTTCTTTAGAAGAACAAGTAGAGCGCTATAAGCAGGTGCTGGATGTGATGCCTGCTGGGGTCATTTTGCTTGACACCCAAGGTGTCGTAAGAGAAGTGAACCCGGAAGCGGAACGCTTACTTGAAGTACCGTTAGTGGGGCATAAGTGGTTTGAGGTAATCCAATGGGCTTTCGCTCCTCGTGAAGATGATGGTCATGAGATCTCTTTGCGCAATGGACGCAAAGTTCGTTTAGCTATATCGGCTTCAAATTCTGGGCAACTCATTCTTATTACCGACCTAACTGAAACGCGGTTGCTTCAATCGCGAGTGAGTGATTTACAGCGTTTGTCCTCACTTGGTCGCATGGTTGCTTCGCTTGCCCATCAAGTGCGCACACCGTTATCAAGTGCGATGCTTTATGCCGCTAACCTTGGTGCGCCAAATCTTCCGGCGGCAACCAAACAACGTTTTCAAACTAAATTACTCGATCGTCTCCATGATCTTGAAAAGCAAGTCAACGACATGTTGCTCTTTGCTAAAGGCGGCGACAATAAAGTCGTTAAACCATTTACCATTGCCGATCTTGTCGCCGAGTTTTCGCCAATGGTAGAAACCGCGATAAAAAATAATGCAATAGATTATTGTTTGGAGGTTGAAGAACAAGATACCTGCTTAATCGGAAACGCCAATGCCATTGCTTCGGCATTGAGTAATTTGGTGATGAATGCGATTCAGATTGCAGGTAAAGAGTCTCAACTCGATGTGTTCTTTAGACCGGTAAACAATGAGCTTAAGATTTCTGTGCAAGATAGCGGTCCTGGTGTACCACCAGAGCTGCAGCAAAAAATTATGGAACCTTTCTTTACTACGCGATCACAAGGCACAGGCTTAGGGCTAGCCGTTGTCCAGATGGTGTGTCGCGCTCACGATGGAAGGTTAGAACTTATTTCTGAAGAGGGTGAGGGTGCATGTTTCACGGTGTGCATTCCGCTCGAGCGAACTCAACCTCTTGACCAATCAGTAACGACTGGAGAATAA
- a CDS encoding sigma-54 dependent transcriptional regulator, translated as MQGLAKLLVIEDDAQAQINLASILDFVGEQCEVVNAAQIDSLDISGIWSGCIIGSIDKAEHAAKLNEKLSYASHIPLLILNSSFAYAEDFTNYVGDLAYPLNYPQLSEALRHCKDFLGRKGVNVVSSERKNTLFRSLVGQSHGIKEVRHLIEQVSSSEANVLILGESGTGKEVVARNIHYHSPRRGGPFVPINCGAIPPDLLESELFGHEKGAFTGAITSRKGRFELAEGGTLFLDEIGDMPMPMQVKLLRVLQERCFERVGGNSTIRANVRVIAATHRNLDHMINDGGFREDLYYRLNVFPIEMPALRERKEDIPLLLQELMTRLEAEGSQPICFTPRATNSLMEHDWPGNVRELANLVERMIILYPNSLVDVNHLPTKYRYSDIPEFQPEYNPTVSVEEQERDVLQNIFAEDFCMDEMDLFGSSDNAPQSLPPEGVNLKEMLADLEVNMINQALDAQGGIVARAADMLGMRRTTLVEKMRKYNLQR; from the coding sequence ATGCAAGGCTTAGCAAAATTACTTGTCATTGAAGACGACGCTCAAGCACAAATCAATCTAGCTTCGATTCTAGATTTTGTTGGTGAGCAATGCGAAGTAGTCAATGCTGCACAAATTGACTCGCTAGATATTTCCGGTATCTGGTCTGGTTGCATTATTGGATCCATTGATAAGGCTGAACACGCAGCAAAGTTGAATGAAAAACTTTCATATGCAAGCCATATCCCGCTCCTAATCCTTAATTCTTCTTTTGCTTACGCGGAAGATTTTACCAACTACGTTGGTGACCTTGCTTACCCTCTCAACTACCCACAACTTAGTGAAGCTTTGCGCCATTGTAAGGACTTCCTAGGACGTAAAGGGGTTAATGTTGTTTCTAGTGAGCGTAAGAATACCCTGTTTCGCAGCCTTGTTGGGCAAAGCCACGGCATAAAAGAAGTGCGTCACCTCATCGAGCAAGTCTCTTCGAGTGAAGCCAACGTACTGATTCTTGGTGAGTCGGGTACGGGTAAAGAAGTTGTCGCGCGCAATATTCATTACCATTCACCGCGTCGTGGTGGACCTTTCGTGCCAATTAACTGTGGCGCTATCCCACCAGATCTGTTGGAAAGTGAGCTGTTTGGTCATGAGAAAGGCGCATTTACTGGCGCAATCACGTCACGTAAAGGTCGTTTTGAACTCGCAGAAGGTGGCACTCTGTTTTTGGATGAGATCGGTGACATGCCGATGCCAATGCAGGTGAAGCTATTAAGAGTGCTGCAAGAGCGCTGCTTTGAACGAGTAGGCGGCAATAGCACCATTCGCGCCAATGTGCGCGTGATTGCGGCAACCCATCGCAATTTAGATCACATGATCAATGATGGCGGATTCAGAGAAGATCTCTACTACCGTTTGAATGTGTTTCCAATTGAAATGCCTGCTCTGCGTGAACGCAAAGAAGATATTCCACTGTTGTTGCAAGAGTTAATGACGCGATTGGAAGCGGAGGGCTCACAGCCGATCTGCTTTACTCCTCGTGCTACCAATTCATTAATGGAACACGATTGGCCAGGTAATGTGCGTGAATTGGCTAATTTGGTTGAGCGTATGATTATTCTCTATCCAAATAGTTTGGTAGATGTGAATCATCTACCAACCAAATACCGCTACAGTGATATTCCAGAGTTCCAACCTGAATACAATCCAACGGTTTCTGTGGAAGAGCAAGAGCGTGATGTCTTACAGAATATCTTTGCTGAAGATTTCTGCATGGATGAAATGGATCTGTTTGGTTCATCAGATAATGCTCCTCAATCGCTTCCACCAGAGGGTGTGAATTTGAAAGAGATGTTGGCTGATCTTGAAGTAAATATGATCAATCAGGCGCTGGACGCTCAGGGTGGTATTGTCGCTCGCGCAGCAGATATGTTGGGTATGCGCCGAACTACGCTGGTGGAAAAAATGCGTAAATATAATCTACAACGTTAG
- the fliD gene encoding flagellar filament capping protein FliD, whose product MSLGPIGMNAGMDINAMVSKIVEAERAPKQQSINKQLNQIDSSISAYGRLRESLDTMKNLMTSFRQEKAFAARKAESTDDAVVSATATTEAIAGRYAVDVLQLAQSHKVASDVFSEETKFGAGELRISMGKKSFTVDVRENAKITDIVRSINGDKSNPGVRASVINDVNGPRLIVASELSGQENAVSMSVSSDKTDNPLKKLEYKTLEQRVSDLEKARAKAQELISPLTPQEQLVADRIAERNITAARNVDQEIADATKQAATIVDPKAANDVTPANQISTQALAAAASAGQAANKYIKPEDRIPGWTETASGTLLDSYWEPEPELDAKALEKSGDVPGWSNTASGTLTDSYVTPKEAQAELDKKLAIEKANIEVANKQEIDKIDAALQAGDLNDAQAKQAKQDLLPEEQRNYIQRVETAQQELKAAQEAFDVYSGMSQVQAAQDSQVLLDGVAQLSSNNNVIENAIDGVDLTLKGRTQPGKPTSEIDIEYNREGVREDIEQFVAAYNQFHQLSQQLSNVDPVTGERGPLAGDSVVRSADSRLKVVFSSPVEPAPEELKSLTEFGITTTRQGSLEINYSMLDRQLNNNFNKLEDFFGGNEGFAKKVEDAIHGITGVQGALRTREKSLVERNYRMQDEQVNLDRRMEGLEKRTHAKFVAMQESTSKMQHQLAGMMNAMGG is encoded by the coding sequence ATGAGTTTAGGCCCAATAGGGATGAATGCTGGCATGGATATCAATGCCATGGTAAGCAAAATTGTTGAAGCTGAGCGCGCACCAAAGCAGCAAAGCATCAACAAGCAGCTTAACCAGATTGATTCTAGTATCAGTGCCTATGGTCGGCTCAGAGAGTCGCTGGATACGATGAAAAACTTAATGACGAGCTTTCGCCAAGAGAAGGCGTTTGCGGCGCGAAAAGCAGAATCGACTGATGATGCTGTCGTGTCAGCAACCGCAACCACTGAAGCGATTGCTGGTCGTTATGCTGTCGATGTGTTGCAACTTGCTCAGAGTCATAAAGTCGCTTCAGATGTTTTTTCTGAAGAGACGAAATTTGGCGCTGGTGAGTTGCGAATTTCGATGGGTAAGAAATCTTTTACTGTTGATGTAAGAGAGAATGCCAAAATTACAGACATCGTGCGCAGTATTAATGGGGATAAAAGTAACCCAGGCGTTCGTGCATCTGTTATCAATGACGTTAATGGACCGCGATTGATTGTTGCTTCTGAACTCTCAGGGCAAGAGAATGCGGTCAGTATGAGCGTTAGTTCGGATAAAACCGATAACCCTCTCAAAAAACTCGAATATAAAACCCTTGAGCAACGCGTCTCTGATTTGGAGAAAGCACGCGCGAAGGCCCAAGAGTTAATTAGCCCGCTTACCCCTCAGGAACAATTGGTTGCCGACCGTATTGCCGAGCGCAATATCACAGCGGCAAGAAATGTCGACCAAGAAATTGCCGATGCGACCAAGCAAGCGGCAACGATTGTCGATCCGAAAGCGGCTAATGATGTCACGCCTGCCAATCAAATTTCCACACAAGCGTTAGCCGCGGCGGCGAGTGCTGGTCAAGCAGCGAATAAATACATCAAACCGGAAGATCGAATCCCTGGTTGGACTGAAACCGCATCGGGGACATTGTTGGATTCTTACTGGGAGCCAGAGCCTGAATTAGATGCCAAAGCACTAGAAAAGTCAGGTGATGTACCCGGCTGGTCTAATACTGCCTCAGGTACTTTGACCGACTCTTATGTTACGCCAAAAGAGGCGCAGGCAGAGTTGGATAAAAAACTCGCGATTGAGAAAGCCAATATTGAAGTGGCTAACAAACAAGAGATCGACAAGATTGATGCGGCGTTGCAAGCGGGCGATCTTAACGATGCACAGGCCAAGCAAGCGAAGCAGGACTTGCTGCCTGAAGAGCAGCGTAACTATATTCAGCGAGTAGAAACAGCCCAGCAAGAACTGAAAGCAGCTCAAGAGGCGTTTGATGTTTACAGTGGCATGAGCCAAGTTCAAGCCGCACAAGACTCGCAAGTGTTGCTCGATGGTGTCGCTCAGCTCTCAAGCAATAATAATGTGATTGAAAACGCCATAGATGGTGTCGATTTGACGTTGAAAGGGCGCACCCAGCCAGGCAAGCCAACTTCTGAAATTGACATTGAGTACAACCGTGAAGGGGTTCGTGAGGACATTGAGCAGTTTGTTGCTGCCTATAACCAATTCCACCAATTATCGCAGCAACTGTCTAATGTTGATCCCGTTACCGGTGAACGGGGACCGTTGGCGGGTGACAGCGTGGTACGCAGTGCGGACTCTCGTTTGAAGGTGGTGTTTTCATCTCCTGTCGAACCAGCGCCAGAAGAGTTAAAGTCCTTAACCGAGTTTGGTATTACCACCACGCGTCAGGGCTCTTTAGAAATCAATTATTCAATGCTCGATCGTCAATTGAATAATAACTTTAACAAGCTTGAAGACTTTTTTGGCGGGAATGAAGGTTTCGCCAAAAAGGTGGAAGATGCTATTCATGGTATCACTGGGGTGCAAGGTGCTCTACGGACTCGAGAAAAGAGCCTGGTTGAGCGCAACTACCGCATGCAAGACGAACAAGTGAATTTAGATCGCCGCATGGAAGGGCTAGAAAAGCGTACGCACGCCAAGTTTGTTGCGATGCAAGAGTCGACCAGCAAGATGCAGCATCAACTAGCAGGAATGATGAATGCAATGGGCGGATGA
- a CDS encoding flagellin: MSINVNTNVSAMTAQRHLNNSTDGLQKSMERLSSGYKINSAKDDAAGLQISNRLTSQSRGLDMAVKNANDGISISQTAEGALNETTNILQRMRDLSLQSANGSNSRGERIALQEEVTALNDELNRIAETTSFGGNKLLNGTYGSQSFQIGASSGEAMQITMGNMRSDTAEMGGKAYVAAGKDADWTVADATEITLSYTDNFGEAKSLAINAKAGDDIEEVATYINGQSDDIKASVGEDGKLQLFAATTKVTGEVEVAGDLGTDLGFPTAGKDVTVADIDITDVAGSQLAVSVIDGALKTVDSQRASLGAYQNRFQHAINNLDNINENVNASRSRILDTDYAKETTAMTKAQILQQASTSVLAQAKQTPTAALSLLG; the protein is encoded by the coding sequence ATGTCTATCAACGTAAACACTAACGTGTCAGCGATGACAGCACAGCGACATCTGAATAATTCAACCGACGGGTTGCAGAAATCGATGGAACGTTTGTCATCTGGCTATAAAATCAACAGCGCAAAAGATGACGCTGCAGGTCTGCAAATTTCTAACCGCTTAACTTCACAAAGCCGCGGTTTAGATATGGCAGTTAAAAACGCCAATGACGGTATTTCGATTTCGCAAACAGCAGAAGGTGCTTTGAATGAAACCACCAATATTCTGCAACGTATGCGCGACCTATCTCTTCAATCTGCGAATGGTTCAAACTCTCGTGGTGAGCGTATTGCACTGCAAGAAGAAGTCACCGCACTGAACGACGAACTAAACCGTATCGCTGAAACCACTTCATTTGGCGGTAATAAGCTACTTAACGGTACCTACGGCAGTCAGTCATTCCAAATCGGTGCAAGCTCCGGTGAGGCAATGCAAATCACTATGGGCAATATGCGTTCAGACACAGCAGAAATGGGCGGTAAAGCTTATGTTGCTGCAGGTAAAGACGCAGATTGGACGGTAGCGGATGCAACTGAAATCACTTTGAGCTACACCGATAACTTTGGTGAAGCTAAGTCGCTAGCGATTAACGCAAAAGCGGGCGATGATATTGAAGAAGTGGCGACCTACATTAATGGTCAAAGCGACGATATCAAAGCATCAGTTGGCGAAGATGGTAAGTTGCAACTGTTTGCAGCGACAACCAAAGTGACGGGTGAAGTTGAAGTTGCGGGTGATTTGGGTACCGATCTGGGTTTCCCTACTGCGGGTAAAGATGTCACCGTCGCTGATATCGATATTACTGATGTTGCAGGTTCTCAACTTGCTGTATCTGTGATTGATGGCGCATTAAAGACTGTTGATAGTCAGCGTGCTTCTCTAGGTGCGTATCAAAACCGTTTCCAACATGCGATCAATAACTTAGACAACATTAACGAGAACGTTAATGCGTCTCGTAGCCGTATTTTGGATACTGATTACGCGAAAGAAACCACAGCGATGACTAAGGCGCAAATCCTGCAACAAGCGAGTACTTCTGTCTTAGCGCAAGCTAAGCAAACGCCAACCGCAGCATTGAGCCTTCTAGGATAA